One Kribbella sp. NBC_00662 genomic region harbors:
- a CDS encoding cysteine desulfurase yields MTDARTFSSPLDLQSVRADFPILSRELAGGFPLVYLDSANSSQKPRQVVQAIEDHYLKHNANVARAMHQLGAEATAAYEGGRDKVAAFIGAPSRDEIVFTKNASEALNLAAHTLGASLKPGDVVVVSEMEHHSNIVPWQLACERTGATLKWFGVTEDGRLDLSNIDELLTEQTKVVALTWVSNALGTINPITDIAAKAHAVGATVVVDASQAVPQFPVDVSTLGADLLAFTGHKVVGPTGIGVLWGRYDLLASLPPFLGGGEMIEIVRMTGSTYAAPPARFEAGTPPIAQAVGLGAAVDYLSGIGMDKIAAHEHAIVEYALEGLKTVPGLTILGPQDATDHGGAISFALDGVHPHDVSTVLDTRGIAVRAGHHCARPVHERFGMQSSTRASFYLYTTPEEIEALVDGLGFVRSYFKVD; encoded by the coding sequence GTGACCGACGCCCGGACGTTCAGCAGTCCCCTGGACCTGCAGTCGGTCCGGGCGGACTTCCCCATCCTGTCGCGCGAGTTGGCCGGCGGGTTCCCGCTGGTCTACCTCGACTCGGCGAACTCCTCGCAGAAGCCGCGCCAGGTGGTGCAGGCGATCGAGGACCACTACCTCAAGCACAACGCCAACGTGGCCCGGGCCATGCACCAGCTCGGTGCCGAGGCCACGGCGGCGTACGAGGGCGGCCGGGACAAGGTCGCGGCGTTCATCGGCGCGCCGTCCCGGGACGAGATCGTCTTCACCAAGAACGCCTCCGAGGCGCTCAACCTCGCCGCGCACACGCTCGGCGCGTCGCTGAAGCCGGGCGATGTCGTGGTGGTGTCCGAGATGGAGCACCACAGCAACATCGTCCCGTGGCAGCTCGCGTGCGAGCGGACCGGCGCGACGCTGAAGTGGTTCGGAGTGACCGAGGACGGCCGGCTCGACCTGTCGAACATCGACGAGCTGCTGACCGAGCAGACCAAGGTGGTCGCATTGACCTGGGTCTCGAACGCGCTCGGCACGATCAACCCGATCACCGATATCGCCGCGAAGGCGCACGCGGTCGGCGCGACCGTCGTCGTCGACGCGTCGCAGGCCGTCCCGCAGTTCCCGGTCGACGTCTCGACGCTCGGCGCCGACCTGCTGGCCTTCACCGGTCACAAAGTGGTCGGCCCGACCGGTATCGGCGTGCTCTGGGGACGGTACGACCTGCTCGCGTCGCTCCCGCCGTTCCTCGGTGGCGGCGAGATGATCGAGATCGTCCGGATGACCGGCTCGACGTACGCCGCTCCGCCGGCCCGGTTCGAGGCGGGTACGCCTCCGATCGCGCAGGCGGTCGGGCTCGGTGCGGCCGTCGACTACCTGTCCGGGATCGGGATGGACAAGATCGCGGCGCACGAGCACGCGATCGTCGAGTACGCGCTCGAGGGCCTGAAGACGGTTCCGGGTCTGACGATCCTCGGACCGCAGGACGCCACCGATCACGGCGGTGCGATCAGCTTCGCGCTGGACGGCGTACACCCGCACGACGTGTCGACCGTGCTGGACACCCGCGGCATCGCCGTCCGGGCCGGGCACCACTGCGCGCGCCCGGTGCACGAGCGGTTCGGAATGCAATCGTCGACCAGAGCGTCTTTCTATCTGTACACGACGCCCGAGGAGATCGAGGCGCTCGTGGACGGCCTGGGATTCGTGCGCTCGTACTTCAAGGTGGATTGA
- the sufU gene encoding Fe-S cluster assembly sulfur transfer protein SufU, with protein sequence MQLDSLYQEIILDHYRSPHHAGLSDPYDVEVHHVNPSCGDEVTLRVELDGDTVKGVTHNSVGCSISQAATSVMSDLVIGKPVSEGMATYEKFLELMQGRGNVEPDEEVLEDGVAFAGVAQFPARVKCALLGWSAWRDATAQALAANEGVKNA encoded by the coding sequence ATGCAGCTCGACAGCCTTTACCAGGAGATCATCCTGGATCACTACCGCAGCCCGCACCACGCGGGGCTGTCGGATCCGTACGACGTGGAGGTGCACCACGTGAACCCGTCCTGCGGGGACGAGGTCACGCTCCGGGTCGAGCTCGACGGCGACACCGTCAAGGGCGTCACGCACAACAGCGTCGGCTGCTCGATCAGCCAGGCGGCGACATCGGTGATGTCGGACCTGGTGATCGGCAAGCCGGTGTCCGAAGGCATGGCGACGTACGAGAAGTTCCTCGAGCTGATGCAGGGCCGGGGGAACGTGGAGCCGGACGAAGAGGTTCTCGAGGACGGTGTGGCGTTCGCGGGTGTCGCGCAGTTCCCGGCCCGGGTGAAGTGTGCACTGCTGGGCTGGTCGGCGTGGCGCGATGCCACGGCGCAGGCCCTGGCCGCCAACGAAGGAGTGAAGAATGCCTGA
- a CDS encoding metal-sulfur cluster assembly factor, translated as MPDQTDEKIELPEVDLDAAAAPVGSTPAKVEDVTEALKDVVDPELGINVVDLGLIYGITVDDTSTAIIDMTLTSAACPLTDVIEDQTRMALDGLVNDFRINWVWMPPWGPEKITDDGRDQLRALGFNV; from the coding sequence ATGCCTGACCAGACCGACGAGAAGATCGAGCTGCCCGAGGTCGACCTCGACGCGGCCGCCGCGCCGGTCGGCAGCACGCCGGCCAAGGTCGAGGACGTCACCGAGGCACTCAAGGACGTCGTCGACCCGGAGCTCGGCATCAACGTGGTCGACCTGGGCCTGATCTACGGCATCACCGTCGACGACACCAGTACGGCGATCATCGACATGACGCTGACGTCCGCGGCCTGCCCGCTGACCGACGTGATCGAGGACCAGACCCGGATGGCGCTGGACGGTCTCGTCAACGACTTCCGGATCAACTGGGTCTGGATGCCGCCGTGGGGCCCGGAGAAGATCACCGATGACGGCCGCGACCAGCTGCGGGCGCTCGGCTTCAACGTGTGA
- a CDS encoding acVLRF1 family peptidyl-tRNA hydrolase — translation MSKIVHVSPDRLDRWLTGFGERHGDVEYGVTPTSVTLSAEDGSSAVVTVPFEPLADLSREGLVAHVLTERRLGILLVRRGGYGAGVFAEGKLLDSKVGSRHVQGTTKAGGWSQQRYARRRDNQAREAFAAATEVAVRILAPAKLDVLVCGGDRRAVDSVLEDPRLKDLPALVRPPFLGVPDPKQKVLEQAAVDARAIRIDVDQPE, via the coding sequence GTGAGCAAGATCGTTCACGTATCGCCGGACCGGTTGGACAGGTGGCTGACCGGCTTCGGTGAACGGCACGGTGACGTCGAGTACGGCGTGACGCCGACCAGTGTCACGTTGTCCGCCGAGGACGGATCCTCGGCCGTCGTCACCGTGCCGTTCGAGCCTCTCGCGGACCTGTCCCGCGAGGGGCTCGTCGCACATGTGCTGACCGAGCGGCGGCTCGGCATCCTGCTCGTCCGCCGCGGCGGGTACGGTGCCGGGGTATTTGCCGAGGGCAAGCTTCTCGACTCGAAGGTCGGGTCCCGGCACGTGCAGGGGACGACGAAGGCGGGCGGCTGGTCGCAGCAGCGGTACGCCCGCCGGCGGGACAACCAGGCCCGTGAGGCGTTCGCGGCCGCGACGGAGGTCGCCGTTCGGATCCTGGCCCCGGCGAAGCTCGACGTCCTGGTGTGCGGGGGAGACCGGCGGGCGGTCGACTCGGTCCTCGAGGATCCCCGCCTGAAGGATCTGCCCGCGTTGGTGCGGCCGCCGTTCCTCGGCGTACCGGATCCGAAGCAGAAGGTGCTCGAACAGGCCGCCGTCGACGCGCGGGCGATCCGGATCGACGTGGATCAGCCGGAGTAG